A genomic region of Caldicellulosiruptor acetigenus contains the following coding sequences:
- a CDS encoding acetate kinase — translation MKVLVLNSGSSSLKYQFIDTDTEVALCKGVVDRIGLPGAFIRHQKNGQEIVKEQEIKDHNVAIKLVLEMLTHEEAGIIHSMDEIDAIGHRVVHGGEYFSDAVVVNEEVKKAIRECIELAPLHNPANLMGIEACEREIPGKPNVAVFDTAFHQTMPRYAYMYSLPYEVYEKYKIRKYGFHGTSHKYVAIKAAEYLKRPLEELKLITCHLGNGSSVCAIKYGKSVDTSMGFTPLAGLAMGTRSGTIDPAVILYLMEKEKMDVKQMNDFLNKKSGVLGISGVSSDFRDLEKAANEGNERAQLAIDMFCYRVKKYIGEYAAVLGGVDAIIFTAGIGENNALVRDKCLTDLEYMGVLYDRERNFNVEKGKVFEINKPESKVKVLIVPTNEELMIARETKRLLSK, via the coding sequence GTGTTGTTGACAGGATTGGCTTGCCGGGGGCATTTATTAGACATCAAAAGAATGGTCAAGAGATTGTAAAAGAACAGGAAATAAAGGACCACAATGTTGCTATTAAGCTGGTTTTAGAGATGCTCACACATGAAGAAGCTGGTATTATCCATTCTATGGATGAAATTGATGCAATTGGTCATAGAGTAGTGCATGGCGGGGAATATTTCAGTGATGCGGTGGTTGTCAATGAAGAGGTAAAAAAAGCGATAAGAGAATGTATTGAACTTGCGCCTCTTCACAATCCTGCTAATTTAATGGGAATTGAAGCATGTGAGAGAGAGATTCCAGGAAAGCCTAATGTGGCTGTATTTGATACAGCATTTCATCAAACAATGCCAAGATATGCATATATGTATTCGCTTCCATATGAGGTGTATGAAAAGTATAAAATTAGAAAATATGGATTTCATGGGACATCACACAAATATGTTGCAATTAAAGCTGCAGAGTACTTAAAAAGACCACTTGAGGAGTTAAAACTTATAACATGTCATCTTGGAAATGGTTCGAGTGTGTGTGCAATAAAGTACGGAAAGTCGGTTGATACAAGCATGGGATTTACTCCTTTGGCTGGTCTTGCAATGGGAACAAGAAGCGGAACAATTGACCCTGCTGTGATACTCTATCTTATGGAAAAAGAAAAAATGGATGTAAAGCAGATGAATGATTTTCTGAATAAAAAGTCGGGTGTGCTTGGTATATCAGGTGTGAGCAGTGACTTTAGAGATTTAGAGAAAGCTGCAAATGAGGGTAATGAAAGAGCACAGCTTGCAATTGACATGTTCTGTTATAGGGTCAAAAAGTATATTGGTGAGTACGCAGCAGTATTAGGTGGAGTGGATGCAATAATATTTACTGCTGGAATAGGTGAGAACAACGCTCTTGTGAGAGATAAGTGTTTGACTGATTTAGAGTATATGGGTGTTCTGTACGATAGAGAAAGAAACTTCAATGTAGAAAAAGGTAAGGTTTTTGAAATAAACAAGCCTGAGAGCAAGGTAAAGGTTTTAATAGTTCCTACAAACGAAGAACTTATGATTGCAAGAGAGACAAAAAGACTTCTTTCAAAATAA
- a CDS encoding desulfoferrodoxin, whose amino-acid sequence MIKRGNVYKCEVCGNIVEVLYAGGGQLVCCGQPMTLLEANTVDASLEKHVPVIEKTEEGILVKVGEVAHPMEEKHYIMWIELIADDKVYRKYLKPGDEPKALFEVSAENVVAYEYCNLHGLWKKE is encoded by the coding sequence ATGATTAAAAGAGGAAATGTATACAAATGTGAAGTCTGTGGAAACATAGTAGAGGTTTTGTATGCAGGTGGTGGCCAGCTTGTATGTTGTGGACAACCTATGACGCTGCTTGAAGCTAACACAGTTGATGCAAGTTTAGAAAAGCATGTTCCTGTTATCGAAAAGACAGAAGAGGGCATCTTGGTCAAAGTAGGTGAAGTTGCTCATCCAATGGAAGAAAAACACTACATCATGTGGATAGAGCTCATTGCTGACGATAAAGTCTACAGAAAATATTTAAAACCAGGCGATGAACCAAAAGCATTGTTTGAGGTTTCGGCCGAGAATGTAGTGGCGTATGAATACTGCAATTTACACGGATTGTGGAAAAAAGAATAA